In Verrucomicrobiota bacterium, one genomic interval encodes:
- a CDS encoding TSUP family transporter, with translation MVETLILCGFAFLAGLVDAVAGGGGLIQLPALLLVAPSAAAGSLATLLGTNKLSSICGTSVAAIQYARQVPIHWRMVVPAGIAAFFASLFGAVLATSTPSASLKPLVLVLLVIVLAYTLLQPDLGNVHAPKWDERRQLWVGMALSAVVGLYDGFLGPGTGSFLIFALVGIFGFGFLEASAAAKIINVATNLSAILWFASTGHILFTLALLMGVCNLMGGLLGARLAILKGNRFVRLLFLLVTSALIVKMTWDFLR, from the coding sequence ATGGTGGAAACTTTGATTCTCTGCGGGTTTGCGTTCCTGGCCGGATTGGTGGATGCCGTGGCCGGCGGTGGCGGGTTGATCCAGCTTCCAGCGCTGTTGCTGGTCGCGCCGTCCGCCGCAGCGGGCAGTCTGGCTACGCTGCTGGGCACCAATAAACTTTCCTCAATCTGCGGCACATCCGTGGCGGCCATCCAATATGCCCGCCAGGTGCCGATTCATTGGCGCATGGTGGTGCCGGCGGGAATCGCGGCGTTCTTTGCCTCGTTGTTTGGGGCGGTGCTTGCCACCAGCACGCCCTCGGCCTCCCTTAAACCCCTCGTGCTGGTACTTCTGGTTATCGTGCTTGCCTATACGCTTCTCCAGCCAGACCTGGGCAACGTCCATGCGCCCAAATGGGACGAGCGGCGACAGCTCTGGGTGGGGATGGCGTTGAGCGCTGTTGTCGGTCTCTACGACGGTTTCCTCGGGCCGGGCACCGGCAGCTTTCTGATCTTCGCGCTGGTCGGCATTTTCGGCTTTGGCTTCCTCGAAGCTTCCGCCGCCGCCAAGATCATTAATGTGGCCACCAATCTTTCTGCCATCCTGTGGTTCGCATCCACCGGGCACATCCTCTTCACGCTGGCGCTGCTGATGGGAGTCTGCAACCTGATGGGCGGGTTGCTCGGTGCCCGCCTCGCAATCCTCAAAGGCAACCGCTTCGTGCGGTTGCTCTTCCTTTTGGTGACTTCAGCGTTGATTGTGAAGATGACTTGGGACTTCCTGCGTTGA